A genomic region of Anaerobranca californiensis DSM 14826 contains the following coding sequences:
- the rph gene encoding ribonuclease PH: MRIDQRKKDELRSVSIITNYIKHAEGSVLIQTGDTKVICTATIDEKVPPFIKGEGKGWITAEYSMLPRATNVRNPREASKGKQGGRTLEIQRLIGRSLRSVVDLKALGERTIWLDCDVIQADGGTRTAAITGAFVALVEACKLLVAEGKISKLPITDFLAATSVGIVDGELILDLAFNEDSSAMVDMNVVMTGSGKYVEIQGTGEEAPFTKEQFLSLLELAEKGIKELIQIQKEVVGEIELYLPEGEKDVEKNG, translated from the coding sequence ATGAGGATAGATCAACGGAAAAAAGATGAACTTAGAAGTGTATCAATAATAACTAATTATATTAAACATGCAGAAGGATCAGTTTTAATTCAGACGGGAGATACTAAAGTTATTTGTACTGCTACCATAGATGAAAAAGTTCCACCCTTTATAAAAGGTGAAGGGAAAGGTTGGATTACTGCAGAATATTCTATGTTACCAAGGGCAACTAATGTAAGAAATCCAAGAGAAGCATCTAAAGGTAAACAAGGTGGAAGAACTTTAGAGATCCAGCGTCTTATAGGTAGATCCCTTCGATCTGTGGTGGATTTGAAAGCCTTAGGTGAAAGGACTATTTGGCTTGATTGTGATGTAATCCAAGCAGATGGAGGAACAAGAACTGCTGCTATAACAGGTGCATTTGTAGCATTGGTAGAAGCTTGTAAACTATTGGTCGCTGAAGGGAAAATAAGTAAGCTACCAATAACTGATTTTTTAGCTGCTACCAGTGTAGGTATAGTGGATGGTGAGCTAATCCTTGATTTAGCTTTTAATGAAGATAGTTCTGCTATGGTTGATATGAATGTCGTAATGACCGGTTCTGGAAAGTATGTTGAGATTCAAGGAACTGGAGAAGAAGCACCTTTTACTAAAGAACAATTCCTTTCTTTATTGGAATTGGCGGAAAAAGGGATTAAAGAGCTTATTCAAATTCAAAAAGAAGTGGTGGGGGAGATAGAGTTATATCTTCCTGAAGGGGAAAAGGATGTTGAGAAAAATGGATAA
- the rdgB gene encoding RdgB/HAM1 family non-canonical purine NTP pyrophosphatase, translating to MDKLLIASNNPKKIIEIKEILGDFFDEFYTFNDFGLESPEENGTTFEENSLIKGVYGCRKTGMITLADDSGLCVDYLNGEPGVYSARYAETGNDVKNYQKLLEKLQGVPYDQRTAYFISVIALVYPDGKKIICEGKVEGIISTEPKGDNGFGYDPVFYLPQYRCTMAQLSKDAKNKISHRSIALKKLKEQLEGRS from the coding sequence ATGGATAAATTGTTAATTGCCAGTAACAATCCAAAGAAGATTATTGAAATCAAAGAAATCCTAGGGGATTTCTTTGATGAATTTTATACATTTAATGATTTTGGTTTAGAATCTCCCGAAGAAAATGGCACCACTTTTGAAGAAAATAGTTTAATAAAAGGAGTATATGGCTGTAGAAAAACAGGAATGATTACTTTAGCCGATGATTCCGGTTTATGTGTAGATTATTTAAATGGAGAACCAGGAGTTTATTCAGCTAGATATGCAGAAACAGGTAATGATGTAAAGAATTATCAGAAACTTTTAGAAAAACTACAAGGAGTTCCTTATGATCAAAGGACAGCCTACTTTATATCTGTTATAGCTTTGGTATATCCAGATGGCAAAAAAATAATTTGTGAAGGTAAGGTAGAGGGAATAATTAGTACAGAACCTAAAGGTGATAACGGCTTTGGTTATGACCCCGTATTTTACCTTCCCCAATACCGATGTACTATGGCTCAATTGTCTAAGGATGCAAAAAATAAAATCAGCCATAGGAGCATAGCTCTTAAAAAATTAAAAGAACAATTGGAGGGAAGAAGTTGA
- the tig gene encoding trigger factor: protein MKVNWEKTSKNQGVLTVEISEEAVATAIDKAYMKLRKEINLPGFRKGKVPRNILEKRFGIEIFYEDASHFLLQEYYPKAIEEVKIEPVDRPEIDIEQMEAGKPFIFKATITVKPEVELGQYTKLGIEKIEKEITDADVEAEIDKIRNQDAVLEVAPEGATLENGDTAVIDFVGSIDGIEFPGGSGQNYPLVIGSGAFIPGFEEQLIGKSVGDVVDVKVTFPEQYHAQDLAGKDAVFKVTINEIKRKVLPELNDDFAKDHNFDNVEALKDDVFNKLKEKAKAEAQREYENKVIEKVLENSQVEIPGVMVDNKVEDMLKEMEQNLAQQGLDLETYFKFTGTTKEQVKEQLRPRAEEDVKFSLIMEAIIEKENFEITEEEFQQEIENIAKAYNQDVEKVKPILEAQKAFVEDGIKRRKAFELILAN from the coding sequence GTGAAAGTAAATTGGGAAAAAACTAGTAAAAATCAAGGTGTATTAACTGTAGAAATTTCTGAAGAAGCTGTGGCAACTGCCATTGACAAAGCATATATGAAACTTAGAAAAGAAATTAATCTACCCGGCTTCAGAAAAGGTAAAGTACCAAGAAATATTTTAGAAAAGAGATTTGGTATAGAAATTTTTTATGAAGATGCAAGTCATTTCTTGTTGCAAGAGTATTACCCCAAGGCTATAGAAGAAGTGAAAATTGAGCCAGTAGACAGACCAGAGATAGATATTGAACAAATGGAAGCAGGAAAACCTTTTATTTTTAAGGCTACAATTACTGTTAAACCAGAAGTTGAATTAGGCCAATACACTAAATTAGGTATTGAAAAAATCGAAAAGGAAATAACCGATGCAGATGTGGAAGCTGAAATTGATAAAATTCGCAATCAGGATGCTGTTTTAGAAGTGGCCCCTGAAGGTGCAACTTTAGAAAATGGCGATACAGCAGTTATCGATTTTGTTGGTTCAATCGATGGTATTGAATTTCCAGGGGGATCTGGCCAAAATTACCCTTTAGTTATCGGATCAGGTGCTTTTATTCCTGGTTTTGAAGAACAGCTAATCGGTAAAAGTGTCGGAGATGTAGTTGATGTTAAAGTAACTTTCCCAGAGCAATACCATGCTCAAGACTTAGCTGGAAAGGATGCTGTATTTAAAGTTACTATTAATGAAATTAAGAGAAAAGTATTACCAGAATTAAATGATGATTTTGCCAAAGATCATAATTTTGATAATGTTGAAGCATTAAAAGATGATGTTTTTAATAAACTAAAAGAAAAGGCTAAAGCAGAAGCTCAAAGGGAATATGAAAATAAAGTAATTGAGAAGGTTTTAGAAAATTCTCAAGTAGAAATTCCTGGAGTAATGGTTGATAATAAAGTAGAAGATATGTTAAAAGAAATGGAACAAAATCTTGCACAACAAGGCCTAGATTTAGAAACATATTTTAAATTTACTGGTACAACTAAGGAACAGGTTAAAGAACAACTTAGACCAAGGGCAGAAGAAGATGTAAAATTCTCTTTGATTATGGAAGCCATTATTGAAAAAGAAAATTTTGAAATAACTGAAGAAGAATTCCAACAAGAAATTGAAAATATTGCTAAAGCATATAATCAAGATGTAGAAAAAGTTAAACCAATTCTAGAAGCACAAAAAGCTTTTGTGGAAGATGGAATTA
- a CDS encoding YfcE family phosphodiesterase, producing the protein MIVIPVFSDTHGFKETIKKCGEIAMGYDFFFHLGDNIKDALEIEGFCGKQGFKVVGNTDIGAKGDEKILLTIKGKRILLCHGHQFGVKSGLTRLSYYCEENGIDLAVFGHTHVSLITEINGVKYFNPGSAVLPRGGTIRSYGLISISDEGIWLEIKSL; encoded by the coding sequence TTGATTGTCATACCAGTTTTCAGTGATACCCATGGCTTTAAAGAAACTATTAAAAAGTGTGGAGAAATTGCCATGGGCTATGATTTCTTTTTTCACTTAGGTGATAATATTAAAGACGCTTTAGAAATAGAAGGATTCTGTGGTAAACAAGGATTTAAAGTAGTAGGTAACACCGATATAGGTGCTAAGGGAGATGAAAAGATTTTACTTACAATCAAAGGGAAAAGAATATTACTTTGTCATGGTCATCAATTTGGGGTTAAAAGTGGTTTAACCCGTCTATCATACTATTGTGAAGAAAATGGTATTGATTTAGCGGTTTTTGGACATACCCATGTAAGCTTAATTACAGAGATTAATGGTGTTAAGTATTTTAATCCTGGTAGTGCTGTTTTACCTAGGGGTGGAACAATCAGAAGTTATGGACTTATATCTATCAGTGATGAAGGTATTTGGCTAGAGATAAAATCTCTATAA